One Pyrus communis chromosome 4, drPyrComm1.1, whole genome shotgun sequence genomic region harbors:
- the LOC137732013 gene encoding uncharacterized protein isoform X1: MGSGGSKATMSSALPSSTSSFGGNDRNRRRRSKSKCRRLFKSSSCLRLRTKSRSHDCDNEHQVCDHRNKEIRNNAPCASLNDTEPDHANIECFRKVKVEQPDEMPCITPNVELNEWAQASITDTASITASSSAQPSATPTLNTSSRFLSRFSFIPGNVSFRLSRATSVGSSRSYPLSSTSLTILNNEDELHLHARPASSLIDTDESQQANGFLPESRVNRMPTHIYNHTSGNVQLNTLGSVFSDHLQDSQTNSSRRAVGRNANSAIMGVGVNLCSTRIHNEIGSNRTRPSDRRSGAREPVERNVRFSRTLSVGRLRDRVLRRSSLSDLTFSSLQQEVRDTNQRDDTRSLEPEGNVVNSENGSGYSPNMSSSLFGIQDYGVETSRPREARYHDLLEHRSNFLERRRRIRSQVRALQRLGSRFENTSGHERSCILSGQQRTGRCTCRTSNRDTRPNDDNSARASISRIVMLAEALFEVLDEIHQQSVVLSSRPSVSSIGSVPAPNEVVESLPVKLFSKLQKDQYEEAAQCYICLVEYEEGDRMRILPCHHEFHKTCIDKWLKEIHRVCPLCRRDICRSDASPAEN; this comes from the exons ATGGGATCGGGCGGCAGCAAAGCGACGATGTCGTCGGCATTGCCTTCTTCGACGTCGTCGTTTGGTGGAAATGACCGGAACCGGAGGCGTCGATCCAAATCCAAATGCCGCCGACTATTCAAGTCGTCATCTTGTCTGCGACTTAGAACCAAATCTCGATCTCACGACTGCGACAATGAACACCAG GTTTGTGATCATCGGAACAAAGAAATCAGGAATAATGCTCCATGTGCAAGCCTGAATGACACAGAGCCAGATCATGCAAACATTGAATGTTTCAGAAAGGTTAAAGTTGAACAACCTGATGAAATGCCTTGTATAACTCCAAATGTTGAGCTGAATGAATGGGCTCAGGCTAGTATCACTGATACTGCTTCCATAACTGCTAGCAGCTCTGCCCAACCTTCTGCTACTCCAACTTTGAACACTTCAAGTCGTTTCCTTTCTCGCTTTAGCTTCATTCCAGGTAATGTAAGCTTTAGGTTGAGCCGAGCAACAAGTGTAGGGTCATCCAGGTCTTATCCTCTATCTTCGACAAGTCTCACAATACTGAACAATGAGGATGAGCTTCATCTACATGCAAGGCCTGCTAGCAGTTTGATAGATACAGATGAAAGCCAACAAGCCAATGGCTTTCTTCCAGAATCAAGGGTTAATAGGATGCCAACACATATTTATAACCACACTTCTGGCAATGTACAATTAAATACTCTGGGATCTGTTTTTTCAGACCACTTGCAAGATAGCCAAACAAATTCTTCTAGACGTGCTGTTGGTAGAAATGCTAACAGTGCAATAATGGGGGTTGGTGTAAACTTGTGTTCTACTAGAATTCATAATGAAATAGGGAGCAACAGAACAAGACCTTCTGATAGGCGTTCAGGAGCTCGGGAACCTGTTGAACGGAATGTTCGTTTCAGCAGAACCTTAAGTGTTGGAAGACTTCGTGACAGGGTACTTCGTCGATCATCATTATCTGATTTAACGTTTTCTTCTTTGCAACAAGAAGTGAGAGATACAAATCAGAGGGATGATACACGGAGTTTGGAACCTGAAGGTAATGTTGTAAACTCTGAAAATGGGTCTGGTTATTCTCCTAATATGTCTAGTTCATTGTTTGGCATTCAAGACTATGGAGTGGAAACATCAAGACCAAGAGAAGCTAGGTATCATGATCTACTTGAACACAGATCAAATTTCCTAGAGCGGAGGAGAAGAATACGATCTCag gTTCGTGCACTTCAGCGGTTGGGGAGCCGCTTCGAAAACACGTCTGGACATGAGAGGTCTTGTATCTTATCTGGTCAACAGAGAACAGGTCGTTGTACGTGTCGTACGAGTAATCGAGATACCCGTCCAAATGATGACAACAGTGCTAGGGCTAGCATATCAAGAATAGTTATGTTAGCTGAGGCTTTGTTTGAG GTTCTGGATGAAATTCACCAGCAATCCGTGGTTTTATCTTCCCGGCCTTCTGTATCTTCAATTGGATCTGTTCCTGCTCCGAATGAAGTTGTAGAATCTTTGCCTGTCAAATTGTTTTCGAAGTTGCAAAAAGATCAGTATGAGGAGGCTGCACA ATGCTACATATGCCTTGTGGAGTATGAAGAAGGAGACAGAATGAGAATACTGCCTTGCCATCATGAGTTTCATAAAACTTGTATTGACAAGTGGCTCAAGGAGATTCACAG GGTATGCCCACTCTGTCGCAGGGATATCTGTAGATCTGATGCATCGCCTGCAGAGAACTGA
- the LOC137732013 gene encoding uncharacterized protein isoform X2: MGSGGSKATMSSALPSSTSSFGGNDRNRRRRSKSKCRRLFKSSSCLRLRTKSRSHDCDNEHQVCDHRNKEIRNNAPCASLNDTEPDHANIECFRKVKVEQPDEMPCITPNVELNEWAQASITDTASITASSSAQPSATPTLNTSSRFLSRFSFIPGNVSFRLSRATSVGSSRSYPLSSTSLTILNNEDELHLHARPASSLIDTDESQQANGFLPESRVNRMPTHIYNHTSGNVQLNTLGSVFSDHLQDSQTNSSRRAVGRNANSAIMGVGVNLCSTRIHNEIGSNRTRPSDRRSGAREPVERNVRFSRTLSVGRLRDRVLRRSSLSDLTFSSLQQEVRDTNQRDDTRSLEPEGNVVNSENGSGYSPNMSSSLFGIQDYGVETSRPREARYHDLLEHRSNFLERRRRIRSQVRALQRLGSRFENTSGHERSCILSGQQRTGRCTCRTSNRDTRPNDDNSARASISRIVMLAEALFEQSVVLSSRPSVSSIGSVPAPNEVVESLPVKLFSKLQKDQYEEAAQCYICLVEYEEGDRMRILPCHHEFHKTCIDKWLKEIHRVCPLCRRDICRSDASPAEN; encoded by the exons ATGGGATCGGGCGGCAGCAAAGCGACGATGTCGTCGGCATTGCCTTCTTCGACGTCGTCGTTTGGTGGAAATGACCGGAACCGGAGGCGTCGATCCAAATCCAAATGCCGCCGACTATTCAAGTCGTCATCTTGTCTGCGACTTAGAACCAAATCTCGATCTCACGACTGCGACAATGAACACCAG GTTTGTGATCATCGGAACAAAGAAATCAGGAATAATGCTCCATGTGCAAGCCTGAATGACACAGAGCCAGATCATGCAAACATTGAATGTTTCAGAAAGGTTAAAGTTGAACAACCTGATGAAATGCCTTGTATAACTCCAAATGTTGAGCTGAATGAATGGGCTCAGGCTAGTATCACTGATACTGCTTCCATAACTGCTAGCAGCTCTGCCCAACCTTCTGCTACTCCAACTTTGAACACTTCAAGTCGTTTCCTTTCTCGCTTTAGCTTCATTCCAGGTAATGTAAGCTTTAGGTTGAGCCGAGCAACAAGTGTAGGGTCATCCAGGTCTTATCCTCTATCTTCGACAAGTCTCACAATACTGAACAATGAGGATGAGCTTCATCTACATGCAAGGCCTGCTAGCAGTTTGATAGATACAGATGAAAGCCAACAAGCCAATGGCTTTCTTCCAGAATCAAGGGTTAATAGGATGCCAACACATATTTATAACCACACTTCTGGCAATGTACAATTAAATACTCTGGGATCTGTTTTTTCAGACCACTTGCAAGATAGCCAAACAAATTCTTCTAGACGTGCTGTTGGTAGAAATGCTAACAGTGCAATAATGGGGGTTGGTGTAAACTTGTGTTCTACTAGAATTCATAATGAAATAGGGAGCAACAGAACAAGACCTTCTGATAGGCGTTCAGGAGCTCGGGAACCTGTTGAACGGAATGTTCGTTTCAGCAGAACCTTAAGTGTTGGAAGACTTCGTGACAGGGTACTTCGTCGATCATCATTATCTGATTTAACGTTTTCTTCTTTGCAACAAGAAGTGAGAGATACAAATCAGAGGGATGATACACGGAGTTTGGAACCTGAAGGTAATGTTGTAAACTCTGAAAATGGGTCTGGTTATTCTCCTAATATGTCTAGTTCATTGTTTGGCATTCAAGACTATGGAGTGGAAACATCAAGACCAAGAGAAGCTAGGTATCATGATCTACTTGAACACAGATCAAATTTCCTAGAGCGGAGGAGAAGAATACGATCTCag gTTCGTGCACTTCAGCGGTTGGGGAGCCGCTTCGAAAACACGTCTGGACATGAGAGGTCTTGTATCTTATCTGGTCAACAGAGAACAGGTCGTTGTACGTGTCGTACGAGTAATCGAGATACCCGTCCAAATGATGACAACAGTGCTAGGGCTAGCATATCAAGAATAGTTATGTTAGCTGAGGCTTTGTTTGAG CAATCCGTGGTTTTATCTTCCCGGCCTTCTGTATCTTCAATTGGATCTGTTCCTGCTCCGAATGAAGTTGTAGAATCTTTGCCTGTCAAATTGTTTTCGAAGTTGCAAAAAGATCAGTATGAGGAGGCTGCACA ATGCTACATATGCCTTGTGGAGTATGAAGAAGGAGACAGAATGAGAATACTGCCTTGCCATCATGAGTTTCATAAAACTTGTATTGACAAGTGGCTCAAGGAGATTCACAG GGTATGCCCACTCTGTCGCAGGGATATCTGTAGATCTGATGCATCGCCTGCAGAGAACTGA